Proteins from one Ardenticatena maritima genomic window:
- a CDS encoding glycosyltransferase family 2 protein gives MIDVGIIIVNYNTKKLLLDCLRSVLANEGVSYHICVVDNCSTDGSAEAVREAFPEVEVIVTPRNGGYSYANNIGLRRFGFHDEPGTPPAPDAPRYVLLLNPDTVLPPNALADMVAFMDAHPEAGAAGPKILRPDGSLDRACRRSFPTPEVSFWRMTGLSFLFPKSKRFGRYNLTYISPDETIEVDSVVGAFMMVRREAVRDVGLLDEQFFMYGEDLDWAYRIKQAGWRIWYNANVTILHYKGAASRQRSVRSILAFYDAMHRFHRKHYWHQTITPLNWLIEAGIWVFCGIELVRNAFRPRERKGVASAV, from the coding sequence ATGATTGATGTGGGCATTATCATCGTCAACTACAATACCAAAAAATTGCTGCTTGATTGCCTTCGTTCCGTTTTGGCAAACGAAGGCGTTTCGTACCATATTTGCGTTGTTGACAATTGCTCGACCGATGGGAGCGCGGAAGCCGTACGGGAAGCCTTTCCCGAAGTGGAAGTGATTGTCACGCCGCGTAACGGCGGCTACTCTTATGCCAACAACATTGGGTTGCGGCGCTTTGGCTTCCATGATGAACCCGGCACCCCTCCCGCGCCCGATGCGCCGCGCTATGTCTTGCTTCTCAATCCGGATACGGTGCTCCCACCAAACGCGCTGGCGGATATGGTCGCCTTCATGGATGCGCACCCCGAAGCCGGCGCGGCTGGTCCCAAAATTTTGCGCCCCGACGGCTCGCTGGACCGTGCATGTCGCCGTTCGTTCCCAACGCCCGAAGTGAGTTTCTGGCGCATGACGGGGCTCAGTTTTCTCTTTCCGAAGAGCAAGCGGTTCGGTCGGTATAACCTGACGTATATCTCGCCCGATGAAACGATTGAGGTGGATTCGGTTGTCGGGGCGTTCATGATGGTGCGCCGCGAAGCGGTGCGCGACGTCGGCTTGCTCGACGAACAATTTTTCATGTATGGTGAAGATTTGGATTGGGCGTATCGCATCAAACAAGCGGGCTGGCGTATCTGGTACAATGCCAATGTGACGATTCTGCATTATAAAGGTGCAGCGAGCCGACAGCGCAGCGTGCGCTCTATCCTGGCATTTTACGATGCCATGCACCGCTTCCATCGAAAACATTACTGGCATCAAACCATCACACCGCTCAATTGGCTCATCGAAGCCGGCATTTGGGTCTTTTGTGGCATTGAACTGGTACGCAACGCATTTCGTCCGCGAGAGCGAAAAGGAGTGGCTTCGGCAGTATGA
- a CDS encoding metallophosphoesterase family protein, giving the protein MRHLIISDIHANLVALETVLEQAKQYGYDDVWCLGDIVGYGPNPNECVELVREHAVYSLAGNHDWAALGRIDISDFNPDARYAVEWTRAQLTPESVEYLQSLPPRIDDVADVFTLAHGSPRHPVWEYIIYPATAAENFEHFDTPFCLVGHTHQPVIFRKDPDDDYVQALLPALQQPLPIASAAKQGVRLIINPGSVGQPRDGDARSSFVIYDDETGALTYYRLPYNIGETQSRMQAAGLPERLIMRLEFGW; this is encoded by the coding sequence ATGCGACACCTTATCATCTCTGATATCCATGCCAACCTTGTGGCACTGGAAACAGTGCTTGAACAGGCAAAACAATATGGCTATGACGATGTGTGGTGCCTGGGCGATATTGTCGGGTATGGACCAAACCCGAACGAGTGCGTGGAACTCGTCCGCGAACATGCCGTGTATAGTCTGGCAGGGAATCATGATTGGGCGGCGCTCGGTCGCATAGATATCAGCGATTTCAACCCTGACGCCCGTTATGCGGTTGAATGGACGCGCGCGCAGTTGACACCCGAGTCGGTTGAATATCTCCAATCGTTGCCGCCGCGCATTGACGATGTGGCGGATGTTTTTACCCTGGCGCATGGAAGCCCACGCCACCCGGTGTGGGAGTACATTATTTATCCCGCCACGGCGGCTGAAAACTTTGAGCATTTCGACACTCCATTTTGCCTCGTTGGACATACGCACCAGCCGGTTATCTTCCGCAAAGACCCGGACGACGATTACGTCCAAGCATTGTTGCCTGCTTTGCAACAACCATTGCCGATTGCCAGCGCCGCCAAGCAAGGTGTGCGCCTCATTATCAACCCCGGTTCAGTGGGGCAGCCCCGCGATGGTGACGCGCGGTCGAGTTTTGTGATTTATGATGATGAAACCGGCGCGCTGACCTACTATCGTTTGCCCTACAACATTGGTGAAACCCAATCGCGCATGCAGGCTGCGGGGTTGCCCGAACGCTTGATTATGCGGCTTGAATTTGGATGGTAA
- a CDS encoding undecaprenyl-phosphate glucose phosphotransferase, whose amino-acid sequence MKASYPQIKNQPEPSTVSPAVTEDVQGLRPALQVVTAEEPSIAQQAAERQRRRRRAFLFPLLQIATDAIMAAVAFYLAYRLRLTIEFPPPVSIPPFQAYTGMLAIHVVALVLAYSMARLYRRKRVLSFVDELGRVISATSIGMVLAIAATSFAYKNAIDYPRLMVVYAWGLSILLVMVGRVLNGRLQKALQARDFTYENVLVVGAGDTANMVLKAINRAPGQGYRAVGFVTLNGYPVLDSLPAPLLGTDKDIPRLIDRYGVDEVIIALPEASHREILRIIGLCEREKVTIKVFPDLFQLIAGDMEISDLNGLPLLTVRDIALRGWKLAAKRLIDIVVSATALVLLSPFMLLIAILIKLDSPGPVFYTQERMGLDAKPFQMLKFRSMRQDAEKFGPGWTTENDPRRTRLGSILRRLSIDELPQLINVLLGEMSLVGPRPERPIYVEQFRRYIPRYMDRHREKAGLTGWAQVNGLRGDTSIAERTKYDLWYIENWSLTLDFKIMLMTLVRIFTDRNAY is encoded by the coding sequence ATGAAGGCAAGTTATCCGCAAATCAAAAACCAACCCGAACCATCTACCGTTTCGCCCGCGGTCACCGAAGATGTCCAGGGGCTTCGCCCTGCTTTGCAGGTTGTGACCGCCGAAGAACCTTCAATCGCGCAACAGGCCGCCGAACGCCAACGACGGCGTCGCCGCGCGTTTCTCTTCCCTCTCCTGCAAATTGCGACTGATGCGATCATGGCGGCTGTCGCCTTCTACCTGGCGTACCGCCTGCGCCTGACCATTGAGTTTCCGCCACCGGTCTCAATTCCGCCCTTCCAGGCGTACACCGGTATGCTTGCCATTCACGTGGTGGCGCTCGTTCTGGCGTATTCGATGGCACGCCTGTATCGCCGCAAACGTGTGCTCTCGTTTGTGGATGAACTGGGGCGCGTCATTTCAGCCACCTCGATTGGCATGGTGCTGGCTATCGCCGCTACATCATTCGCCTACAAAAACGCTATTGACTACCCTCGCTTGATGGTGGTCTATGCGTGGGGGCTGAGCATTCTGCTGGTGATGGTTGGGCGTGTGCTCAATGGGCGCTTGCAAAAAGCCTTGCAAGCCCGCGATTTTACCTACGAAAACGTCCTTGTCGTGGGCGCCGGCGATACCGCGAACATGGTGTTGAAAGCCATCAACCGCGCGCCGGGGCAAGGGTATCGCGCTGTGGGGTTTGTCACCCTCAACGGCTATCCCGTCCTGGATTCACTCCCCGCGCCGCTACTCGGCACGGACAAGGACATTCCCCGCCTCATTGACCGCTATGGTGTGGATGAAGTCATCATCGCCTTGCCCGAAGCCAGTCATCGGGAAATTCTGCGCATCATTGGATTGTGTGAGCGCGAAAAAGTCACCATCAAGGTCTTCCCCGACCTCTTCCAACTGATTGCCGGCGATATGGAAATCAGCGACCTGAACGGTCTGCCATTGTTGACGGTGCGCGATATCGCCCTGCGCGGCTGGAAACTGGCGGCCAAGCGCCTGATTGACATTGTGGTGAGTGCAACAGCGTTGGTGTTGCTTTCGCCCTTTATGCTCCTCATCGCCATTCTCATCAAACTGGATTCCCCTGGTCCGGTCTTTTACACGCAAGAGCGCATGGGGCTGGACGCCAAACCCTTCCAGATGCTCAAATTCCGCTCCATGCGACAAGACGCGGAAAAGTTTGGCCCTGGCTGGACCACTGAAAACGACCCGCGCCGCACGCGCCTGGGGAGCATCTTGCGCCGCCTGAGCATTGACGAACTGCCGCAACTGATCAACGTCCTGCTGGGGGAAATGAGCCTGGTGGGACCACGCCCTGAACGCCCAATCTACGTGGAGCAATTCCGCCGCTACATCCCGCGGTACATGGACCGCCACCGCGAAAAAGCCGGCTTGACAGGGTGGGCGCAAGTCAACGGGTTGCGGGGTGATACGAGTATCGCCGAACGCACGAAGTATGATTTGTGGTACATCGAGAACTGGTCACTCACGCTCGACTTCAAGATTATGCTGATGACACTGGTACGCATTTTTACCGACCGCAACGCGTATTAG
- a CDS encoding roadblock/LC7 domain-containing protein — MVRSRNEQMLEELRSLRRNSPDIEASAIVSADGLTIASDLPTGVEEDRVSAMSAAMLSLGERIASELGRGALDQVYIRGDKGYVILTSVGEEAVLTVLARQEAKLGLVFLDMRRAAESLAKII; from the coding sequence ATGGTTCGATCGCGAAATGAACAGATGTTGGAAGAGTTGCGCTCCTTGCGTCGCAATTCCCCCGATATTGAAGCATCCGCTATTGTGAGCGCCGACGGCTTGACGATTGCATCGGACTTGCCAACGGGTGTGGAAGAAGACCGTGTTTCCGCGATGTCCGCGGCAATGCTTTCGTTGGGTGAGCGTATTGCCTCTGAATTGGGGCGTGGTGCTCTGGATCAGGTGTATATTCGCGGGGACAAGGGGTATGTCATTCTGACCTCGGTCGGTGAAGAAGCGGTGTTGACGGTTCTTGCACGGCAAGAGGCGAAGTTGGGCTTGGTCTTCCTCGATATGCGGCGTGCTGCTGAAAGCCTGGCGAAAATCATCTGA
- a CDS encoding DUF4129 domain-containing protein, whose product MRSALALRIRWELLHLCIATFEATWVYAWVEALHAPGDAHIGFGALWFYALVLFTFSRFVIAQETWTNRRQWLVLGGTAVGLALLLLQLTLFPTYGWLGLHEMYELLASPVALFLGSVSPLTSGGIAFLLVWFRLIHNYEFQFTSYRFRLGVLFLFAALLVDTYSPSVGWWVPVMYFVSGLVAIALARAEDVSAMTKGEALPFTPQWFLTLFVGVVVMFIAASFITWLFSDNGIAWLRENVPLFFVVGNKVVDLFLYLVYYIAAFTLWLLSPLLRIFQEALSDARPLMQPLPLPPTPMAEEAQPVFGNWAWLRTVWNVLRVVAPMAIMAFLFWLGFEMTQREEQTDADVYADFTTVVQEEQEEDSLLDKLMARGRRFFRWPRRAEYRTESVRDLYRNLLILGERVGHPRHPDQTPLEYWEQLRMIWPSLSEPILKLTQTYIQTRYGHEPVDDDTLEELRRVWETIRTFVTTQKAHSDSKHKISSKTLPM is encoded by the coding sequence ATGCGTAGCGCACTGGCTTTACGCATTCGCTGGGAGCTTTTGCATCTTTGCATTGCCACTTTTGAAGCGACGTGGGTGTACGCCTGGGTGGAAGCTCTTCACGCTCCCGGCGATGCGCACATAGGTTTCGGAGCGCTGTGGTTCTACGCGCTCGTGCTTTTTACCTTTTCGCGTTTTGTCATCGCACAAGAAACGTGGACCAACCGCCGGCAGTGGCTTGTATTGGGAGGTACAGCTGTTGGGTTGGCGCTTCTCCTTCTGCAATTGACTTTGTTCCCCACGTATGGCTGGTTAGGGCTCCATGAGATGTATGAGTTATTGGCGTCGCCGGTGGCTCTTTTTTTGGGGAGCGTAAGTCCCTTGACCAGTGGGGGAATCGCCTTTTTGCTGGTGTGGTTTCGTCTGATTCACAATTATGAATTTCAATTTACTTCGTATCGTTTTCGTTTGGGCGTTCTGTTTTTGTTTGCTGCGCTCCTCGTTGATACGTACAGCCCGTCCGTTGGGTGGTGGGTTCCCGTGATGTATTTTGTGAGCGGGCTTGTTGCCATTGCTTTGGCGCGTGCTGAAGATGTGAGTGCGATGACCAAAGGAGAGGCCTTACCGTTTACCCCGCAGTGGTTTCTCACGTTGTTCGTCGGTGTTGTTGTGATGTTTATAGCGGCTTCTTTTATCACATGGTTGTTCTCTGACAATGGGATAGCATGGCTTCGTGAGAATGTCCCATTGTTTTTTGTTGTGGGGAATAAAGTTGTTGACCTCTTTTTGTATCTGGTGTATTACATAGCAGCCTTCACCCTTTGGCTTCTCTCACCTTTATTGCGGATATTTCAGGAGGCGCTATCGGATGCGCGCCCTTTGATGCAGCCACTACCGCTACCCCCAACGCCTATGGCGGAAGAAGCGCAACCTGTATTCGGAAATTGGGCTTGGCTGAGAACTGTGTGGAACGTTTTGCGGGTTGTCGCACCGATGGCGATAATGGCGTTTCTGTTCTGGCTGGGCTTTGAGATGACGCAACGTGAGGAACAGACCGACGCTGATGTGTATGCCGATTTTACCACTGTGGTGCAGGAGGAACAGGAAGAGGACTCACTTCTTGATAAGTTGATGGCTCGCGGGCGGCGTTTTTTCCGATGGCCACGCAGGGCGGAGTATCGTACCGAGTCCGTTCGTGATTTGTACCGCAATTTGCTCATTCTTGGCGAACGTGTGGGACATCCACGCCACCCCGATCAAACGCCGCTTGAATATTGGGAGCAACTCCGTATGATTTGGCCGTCGTTGAGTGAACCTATCTTGAAACTGACGCAGACATACATTCAAACACGGTACGGGCATGAACCTGTAGATGATGACACGTTGGAAGAGTTGCGGCGTGTGTGGGAAACAATCCGAACATTTGTGACAACGCAAAAGGCGCATTCTGACTCAAAACACAAAATTTCCTCAAAAACATTGCCAATGTGA
- a CDS encoding LysM peptidoglycan-binding domain-containing protein, whose product MAPLIVFAFVIWLGFVWLVVNSRRMVHRPTWLIMLDTAAMVASFAVLFALLALAPVPSPTRSEPIAQAPTATPVPSATPTPTPRPTRTATRAPVPTATATPHATSAPTTTPTPTMTPTETPSATPTALPPTATPTPTPTPTVAATPTPFVYVVQQGDTLLGIAQRFGVTVEDLRLANRLTSDILRIGQELIIPREGDVIVRTYVVQPGDTLYLIAQRFGVSTEEIIQLNPNINPDSLQVGQELIIP is encoded by the coding sequence ATGGCGCCTCTCATCGTCTTCGCATTTGTCATCTGGTTGGGGTTTGTCTGGTTGGTGGTCAACAGCCGCCGCATGGTCCACCGCCCCACCTGGCTCATCATGCTGGATACAGCCGCCATGGTCGCGTCGTTTGCGGTCTTGTTCGCCTTGTTGGCACTTGCCCCGGTGCCGTCTCCCACACGCTCTGAACCCATTGCACAAGCCCCAACAGCCACGCCCGTTCCATCAGCAACGCCAACACCGACACCCCGCCCAACACGCACCGCCACGCGCGCGCCCGTCCCAACCGCCACAGCCACACCCCACGCAACCAGCGCGCCGACTACCACACCGACGCCCACCATGACGCCAACCGAAACACCCAGCGCAACCCCCACCGCTCTGCCACCGACGGCGACGCCCACACCCACACCGACGCCAACCGTCGCGGCCACACCAACGCCCTTTGTGTATGTCGTCCAGCAAGGCGACACCCTTTTGGGCATTGCACAACGCTTTGGCGTCACCGTGGAAGACTTGCGTCTGGCGAACCGCCTCACCAGCGACATCTTGCGCATCGGGCAAGAACTCATCATCCCGCGCGAAGGTGATGTCATCGTCCGCACCTATGTTGTGCAACCCGGCGACACCCTCTATCTCATCGCGCAGCGCTTCGGCGTGAGCACCGAAGAGATCATCCAACTCAACCCCAACATCAACCCGGACAGTTTGCAAGTCGGGCAGGAACTCATCATCCCGTGA
- a CDS encoding archease, which yields MCTYEELSHTADLAIRVQAETREGVYECAALGMFDLIAGGERHRVPCLREERRTLSSIDPESLLVDWLTELLVQHETSGEYLARVEIESLSDTTLTARLCWGTVDFEPFEDIKAVTYHDLRIAQREDGTWEATIVFDV from the coding sequence ATGTGCACGTATGAAGAATTGAGCCACACAGCCGACCTTGCCATCCGTGTGCAGGCGGAGACGCGCGAAGGCGTGTATGAATGCGCGGCATTGGGAATGTTTGATTTGATTGCGGGCGGCGAGCGCCACCGTGTGCCTTGCCTGCGTGAAGAACGGCGCACGCTCTCTTCAATTGACCCAGAGAGTTTGCTGGTGGATTGGTTGACCGAATTACTTGTGCAACATGAAACGAGCGGCGAATATCTGGCGCGTGTTGAGATTGAATCGCTGAGCGATACGACGCTGACGGCGCGGCTATGTTGGGGAACCGTTGATTTTGAGCCGTTTGAAGATATCAAAGCCGTCACGTATCACGATTTGCGTATCGCCCAACGCGAAGATGGCACGTGGGAAGCCACGATCGTGTTTGACGTGTAA
- a CDS encoding LysM peptidoglycan-binding domain-containing protein produces the protein MDWRELATNVLRRIHHLRQEPFARWLDGLLLVLGVWLVLWVATPRLTHPTPLAPQNAPTRLLPTPALAPLARIPSPTPRPTLPPPPTATPTPTPTATPTPPPTTLHTVQQGETLLLIARRYETTVDAIRQANALETDFLQIGQELIIPLDPNAIPNPPTPTPTPTATPTLAPGEQQYTVQAGDTLFAIAQRFGVSAERIQTRNRLDDATALRVGQRLIIPAPERTAPPTPTHAPLQATLPAPTPTPTPLPAPRLLAPANTAILTTETPPRLIWRAPPLPEDAWFEVMLWRDGEPPAARGWTRATEWVLTEDDHGATWNWRVRIVQGVWGVMRQPLSHPSETWRFTWR, from the coding sequence ATGGACTGGCGGGAACTGGCAACCAACGTTCTACGTCGCATCCATCACCTGCGCCAAGAACCGTTTGCGCGCTGGCTCGACGGTCTGCTGCTCGTCCTGGGGGTCTGGCTTGTGCTGTGGGTTGCAACACCCCGTCTGACCCACCCAACACCGCTTGCGCCGCAAAATGCGCCAACGCGCCTGCTTCCCACCCCCGCCCTCGCGCCGCTCGCTCGCATCCCATCGCCAACACCCCGCCCCACATTGCCGCCGCCCCCCACAGCCACGCCCACGCCGACGCCAACCGCCACCCCTACACCGCCCCCCACCACACTGCACACCGTGCAACAGGGCGAAACCTTGTTGCTGATTGCCCGCCGGTATGAGACAACCGTAGACGCCATCCGGCAAGCGAATGCGCTGGAAACCGATTTCCTGCAAATTGGGCAAGAACTCATCATCCCACTTGACCCCAACGCCATACCCAACCCGCCTACGCCCACCCCCACACCAACCGCCACGCCCACACTTGCACCCGGCGAGCAACAGTACACCGTCCAAGCCGGCGATACGCTGTTTGCCATCGCGCAACGCTTTGGCGTCTCCGCCGAACGCATCCAAACACGCAATCGGTTGGACGACGCGACCGCCCTGCGTGTTGGGCAACGGCTCATCATTCCCGCGCCTGAGCGCACAGCGCCCCCAACACCCACCCACGCCCCACTCCAAGCCACACTCCCCGCCCCCACGCCAACGCCCACGCCGCTCCCCGCGCCGCGCCTGCTCGCGCCCGCCAACACCGCCATCCTGACAACCGAAACGCCGCCCCGTCTCATATGGCGCGCACCACCGCTTCCTGAGGACGCCTGGTTTGAAGTCATGCTCTGGCGCGACGGCGAACCACCAGCCGCGCGCGGCTGGACGCGCGCCACCGAATGGGTGCTGACCGAGGACGACCACGGCGCAACCTGGAATTGGCGTGTGCGCATTGTGCAGGGCGTATGGGGCGTCATGCGCCAGCCGCTCAGCCACCCCAGCGAAACGTGGCGCTTCACCTGGCGCTGA
- a CDS encoding LysM peptidoglycan-binding domain-containing protein: protein MVNEWLGILVGLLVLGLLGIAWQRYRQGNRWKHKASLYVDLIAVAITAFLVTSVVLSQQGATVEATPTPVVEPRKAVVILTPTPTLTPTAAPSPTQTPPQPTETPAPPPTPTPVVYVVQQGDTLAAIAERFGVTVEALRAANNLNSDALQVDQQLIIPLTPTPETQPDETAVAATATPEATPTPVPPTATPTPAVRTYIVQQGDTLYLIAQRFGVTIDEIVRLNPNINPDSLQVGQELIIP from the coding sequence ATGGTGAATGAATGGCTAGGCATCCTTGTCGGTTTGTTAGTGCTTGGGCTACTGGGTATCGCCTGGCAGCGCTACCGGCAAGGCAATCGGTGGAAACACAAAGCCAGTCTCTACGTTGATCTCATTGCAGTCGCTATAACGGCTTTCCTTGTGACTTCTGTCGTTTTGAGCCAGCAAGGGGCAACCGTCGAGGCCACCCCAACGCCGGTCGTGGAGCCCCGCAAAGCCGTCGTCATTCTCACACCAACGCCAACCCTGACACCGACGGCTGCACCGTCGCCTACCCAAACACCGCCCCAGCCAACGGAAACACCTGCGCCACCGCCAACCCCAACCCCTGTTGTGTACGTGGTTCAACAGGGCGATACGCTCGCAGCAATTGCAGAACGGTTTGGCGTTACAGTGGAAGCGTTGCGCGCCGCCAACAATTTGAACAGCGACGCCCTTCAGGTTGACCAGCAACTCATCATTCCACTCACCCCAACACCTGAAACCCAACCCGACGAAACAGCGGTTGCGGCGACAGCAACGCCCGAAGCCACACCCACACCTGTTCCGCCTACGGCAACACCAACGCCGGCTGTGCGAACGTACATCGTTCAGCAAGGCGATACACTCTACCTCATCGCCCAACGCTTCGGCGTCACGATTGACGAGATTGTGCGGCTCAACCCCAACATCAACCCTGACAGCCTGCAAGTCGGACAAGAACTCATCATTCCCTAA
- a CDS encoding threonine/serine exporter family protein, with protein MAMNDAVSTKPPLSRETLRKIADVCLLAGQLLLQYGADAQRVEETVHRLGTALGAEWMDILVSPNGLLVSTISHGEFRTKMRRVVRHGVNMHVLTQVNEISRRAESGEYDLYEVRAALEALAAHPPHAPRWLVIGLVALACAAFNRLMGGDWGAFGVTFVAAAAAMWVRLTMAQRAFNPLLVTLATAFTAGVVVLLLVRLPLTAKPQTALTASVLLLVPGVPLINAAEDLITGHLVIGWARGVQGGLISMAIALGLWLAMSLLGVPR; from the coding sequence ATGGCTATGAACGACGCCGTATCCACAAAACCCCCTCTTTCCCGCGAGACGTTGCGCAAAATTGCGGATGTGTGTCTGCTGGCGGGGCAATTGTTGTTGCAATATGGCGCTGATGCGCAGCGCGTCGAAGAGACGGTCCACCGCTTGGGGACGGCTTTGGGCGCGGAATGGATGGATATTCTGGTTTCACCCAATGGGCTGTTGGTGAGCACCATCAGCCATGGGGAATTTCGCACGAAAATGCGGCGCGTGGTGCGGCATGGCGTCAACATGCATGTTTTGACGCAGGTCAATGAAATAAGCCGCCGTGCTGAAAGCGGCGAGTACGATTTGTATGAAGTGCGGGCGGCGCTGGAAGCGTTGGCGGCGCACCCTCCGCATGCCCCGCGCTGGCTTGTCATCGGGTTGGTGGCGTTGGCGTGTGCTGCGTTCAACCGTTTGATGGGTGGTGATTGGGGCGCGTTTGGGGTCACGTTTGTGGCGGCTGCGGCTGCCATGTGGGTGCGTCTCACCATGGCGCAACGGGCATTCAACCCGTTGTTGGTGACGTTGGCGACGGCTTTTACCGCCGGCGTGGTGGTGCTGCTGCTGGTGCGCCTGCCGTTGACGGCGAAGCCGCAAACGGCGCTCACGGCGTCGGTCTTGTTGCTTGTGCCGGGGGTGCCGCTCATCAATGCCGCCGAGGATTTGATTACGGGGCATTTGGTGATTGGTTGGGCGCGTGGTGTGCAAGGCGGGTTAATTTCGATGG